From the Zymomonas mobilis subsp. pomaceae ATCC 29192 genome, the window AATGCAATGAAAGTCTGAGAACATGACATCTTTTCTAAATACAGCTTTCTCTCAAACAGTTTCTTCTTTCGATGAAGTGCATCATGGTGTTTTGGCTGCTGCCGGAAATGGGCTTGGAGATTTCATCCGTAAAAAAGGGGGGGATGCCGATCGCGTATTCGAAACATGTGGTGTTGATCCGGCTCTTATGGGTCGCCCGACCCAAAGCCTTAGTCTGACCAATTATTGCCATCTTATGGAAGAAGCCGCGACGAATTCAGGCAATGGCAATTTTGGTCTTCACTACGGAAAACAGTTTCTACCTCAGAATCTTGGATTGATTGGTTATATCGGTCTGGCTTCTCCCACCTTGGGCGATGCCCTTTTAAACGTAGCAAGCGATTTCCAATGGCATCAGCATGATACATTAACGCGTTTTGTCAAACGGGAAAATCTATGGCATTTTGAATATCAAGTCCGACATGGGGCGATTACAAAAAAACGCCAAGATGCTGAACTTTCTATGGGTATGATTCTTAATATCGTTCGCAGCGCTCTTGGTTCAAAATGGGCACCACAAGAAATTAATTTTGAACATTATCGACCGGAACAGGCGCATGAACATGAGCAGATATTTAATGCGCCGGTCTGGTTTGAACAGCCCTATAATTCGATTGTTTTATCAACCAAAGACCTTATGCATCCTATGCCGGGATATGAACCCGTTTTGTTGACTGTTATGCGTGAAACCATTCGGCGGCTTAATCGCCATAATGTGCCACAGTCTTTTCCAGAACAGGTTCGCGCCATTATTCGAATCATGCTTCCCCATGATAGTTTTTCTCTTGAAAAAATTTCGGAAAAAATGGCGATAACTCCTTGGACGCTTCAACGTCGGTTGAAAGAAGAAGGGGTTACATTTCTTTCTCTCGTTGATTTAGTCCGTCAAGAAATGGCTGTTGACTATATGAAACAGACCCATCTGACGATTTCTGATATTACCTTCATGCTGGGATATTCAGAGGTTTGCGCGCTTTCCCGCGCTTTCCGACGGTGGTTTGGGATGAGTCCTCGCGCATGGCGTAAAAACTATGCCGCCAATATACATTCTTAATTTTTAATAGATGCGGGTAAAAAAACTCAATCATATAGCGAGTGCCCTTAATCGAGCGGCCTTCAATCAATATAGTCCCTTTATAAATAAAAATCAGCCTGGCCCAGTAAAATTGGACATCTGAATAACACCCCTGTCTTTAAGGTTAATTCTTAAATAGTCTTTTGGTGGGGGTAGGAGTTTCATTAAGTCAGTATATGCATTGGTAAGCTGAAGAAATCTCTCTTCTAAAGAGGCCGTTCACTCGGTTTACGTTATAAAGAGTATTAAAAGCAGTTTCTTTCAAGCTTTAGATATACACGTAATCCATTCTCAATAGTTGAATAATTTTTAGTATTTTTGGTATTTTTATAAATATTAATGATATTCTTTTATATAAGAATATTATTATATTAACAATTTATCTTAAAAAGAATAAAATTTCATAATGTAGTATAATTTATATTAATTAAATATATTAAAAAATACATATAATTTAATATTTTTATATATAAAATATTTTAATTTTATAAAAAATTTCCCTTATGTCCAAGTTTTTCATAGAAATATTATAAATTTCTCAAAATAATCAGTT encodes:
- the qhpR gene encoding AraC-like transcriptional regulator QhpR, with protein sequence MTSFLNTAFSQTVSSFDEVHHGVLAAAGNGLGDFIRKKGGDADRVFETCGVDPALMGRPTQSLSLTNYCHLMEEAATNSGNGNFGLHYGKQFLPQNLGLIGYIGLASPTLGDALLNVASDFQWHQHDTLTRFVKRENLWHFEYQVRHGAITKKRQDAELSMGMILNIVRSALGSKWAPQEINFEHYRPEQAHEHEQIFNAPVWFEQPYNSIVLSTKDLMHPMPGYEPVLLTVMRETIRRLNRHNVPQSFPEQVRAIIRIMLPHDSFSLEKISEKMAITPWTLQRRLKEEGVTFLSLVDLVRQEMAVDYMKQTHLTISDITFMLGYSEVCALSRAFRRWFGMSPRAWRKNYAANIHS